Proteins found in one Quercus robur chromosome 2, dhQueRobu3.1, whole genome shotgun sequence genomic segment:
- the LOC126714794 gene encoding cytochrome P450 94A2-like, with translation MLPIFLLILIAFLSLIFFFFFLTTSKSNSKAPKSYPLVGSFFAILANQDRQLQWFSEILLDSPSATFVLRRSFSNRQVFSGDPAVVQHILKSNFQNYGKGEIFRSRLTDFLGHGIFNVDADESWKFQRQVASHEFNTKSLRKFIETVVDTELSDRLIPILSSAAQNGTVLDFQNILQRFAFDNICKIAFGFDPVYLSPSLPQATFALAFEDSVRISYGRLTASIPLIWKIKKFFNIGSEKRLKMAVSEVKEYAMNIVKQKKQKLEQLGEKESLDDDLLSRFLSSGHVDEKFVTDIVISFLIAGRDTTSAALTWYFWLLSQHPEVQSKVVKEIKEHSEVPAYEEVKDLVYVHASLCECMRLYPPVPLDTKEALNDDVLPGGTVVKKGMRVSYFPYAMGRLESLWGSDWAEFKPERWLQKEENSKSWRFVQKDSYHYPVFQAGPRICLGKEMAFLQMKSVVAGVLRRFKVVPAFEREVVEPEYISYLTAKMKGGFPVKIVERGQDEN, from the coding sequence ATGCTGCCCATTTTCCTTCTCATTCTAATTGCTTTCCTTTCcctaatcttcttcttcttcttcctcaccaCCTCCAAATCCAACTCCAAAGCTCCCAAATCCTACCCTCTAGTGGGTTCATTCTTCGCCATCCTCGCCAACCAAGATCGCCAGCTCCAATGGTTCTCAGAGATCCTCCTAGACTCACCTTCCGCCACCTTCGTTCTCCGCCGCTCCTTCTCCAACCGCCAAGTCTTCTCCGGCGACCCCGCCGTGGTCCAACACATCCTTAAGTCCAACTTCCAAAACTATGGCAAAGGCGAGATTTTTCGTTCAAGACTCACAGACTTTCTCGGCCATGGAATCTTCAACGTCGACGCTGATGAGTCCTGGAAGTTCCAAAGACAAGTCGCTAGTCACGAATTCAACACCAAATCTCTCCGCAAGTTCATTGAAACCGTTGTGGACACTGAGCTCTCTGACCGCTTAATCCCCATTCTCTCCTCAGCTGCCCAAAATGGAACTGTCCTAGATTTCCAAAACATTCTTCAAAGGTTTGCTTTTGATAATATATGTAAGATCGCTTTTGGGTTCGACCCGGTTTACTTGTCGCCCTCTCTTCCACAAGCCACGTTCGCCTTGGCCTTTGAAGACAGTGTTCGAATCAGCTACGGGAGGCTCACTGCTTCAATTCCACTCATTTGGAAAATCAAGAAGTTTTTCAATATTGGGTCAGAAAAGCGTCTCAAAATGGCTGTCTCAGAAGTAAAAGAGTACGCCATGAACATAGTGaaacaaaagaagcaaaagCTAGAGCAGctgggagagaaagagagcctCGATGATGACCTTTTGTCAAGGTTCTTGAGCTCTGGCCATGTGGACGAGAAGTTCGTGACCGACATTGTGATCAGCTTTTTAATTGCTGGGCGTGACACTACATCAGCGGCTTTAACATGGTATTTCTGGCTTCTATCTCAGCACCCGGAAGTCCAATCCAAGGTTGTGAAGGAAATCAAGGAACATTCCGAAGTGCCTGCTTATGAAGAAGTGAAAGACCTGGTGTACGTTCACGCCTCTCTATGTGAATGCATGCGGCTGTACCCACCAGTCCCGTTGGACACGAAGGAGGCTCTGAACGACGACGTGCTGCCCGGAGGGACAGTGGTGAAGAAGGGGATGAGAGTTTCTTACTTCCCATACGCGATGGGGAGGTTGGAGTCGCTGTGGGGATCAGACTGGGCCGAGTTCAAGCCCGAGAGGTGGCTGCAGAAGGAGGAGAATTCCAAGTCATGGAGGTTTGTGCAGAAGGACTCGTACCATTACCCGGTGTTCCAAGCAGGTCCTAGAATTTGTTTGGGGAAGGAGATGGCTTTCTTGCAGATGAAGAGCGTGGTTGCTGGGGTTTTAAGGAGGTTTAAGGTGGTGCCAGCGTTTGAACGAGAAGTTGTGGAACCAGAGTATATTTCCTACTTGACTGCCAAGATGAAAGGTGGGTTTCCTGTGAAGATTGTGGAGAGGGGTCAAGATGAGAATTGA